A stretch of the Bradyrhizobium sp. CCBAU 53351 genome encodes the following:
- a CDS encoding phasin gives MIEPKLEVPAELRDLAEKTIDQAEKAFGMFFEAATKSMSSVPGAGTEVSKQALVFTEQNMKSAFEHARKLVHATDLQEAMRIQSDFLRSQFTSAGDHMRQMTGSLMQPGKGKS, from the coding sequence ATGATCGAACCGAAGCTCGAAGTTCCGGCCGAACTGCGCGACCTGGCCGAGAAGACGATTGACCAGGCGGAAAAAGCATTCGGCATGTTTTTCGAAGCGGCCACCAAGTCGATGTCGTCCGTTCCAGGCGCGGGGACGGAGGTGTCGAAGCAGGCCCTGGTTTTCACCGAGCAGAACATGAAGTCGGCGTTTGAGCATGCGCGCAAGCTGGTTCATGCCACCGACCTTCAGGAGGCGATGCGAATCCAATCCGATTTCCTGCGCAGCCAGTTCACCAGTGCTGGAGATCACATGCGCCAGATGACCGGCAGTCTCATGCAACCGGGCAAGGGCAAGTCCTGA
- a CDS encoding cytochrome c encodes MHQHLRRICLLLAVTSSVGTSSALAADANHGADLAKRWCASCHVVANGQTQASADVPSFVSVARKADFSPERLAFFLLDPHPKMPNFPLSRTEAGDIAAYIASLR; translated from the coding sequence ATGCACCAGCATTTGAGACGAATCTGCCTGCTGCTTGCCGTAACCTCCAGCGTCGGCACATCGTCTGCGCTCGCAGCCGATGCCAATCACGGTGCCGACCTCGCCAAGCGCTGGTGCGCAAGCTGCCATGTCGTCGCGAACGGCCAAACCCAGGCGAGCGCCGACGTCCCCTCCTTTGTCTCTGTCGCGCGCAAGGCAGACTTCAGCCCGGAGAGGCTTGCCTTCTTCCTGCTCGATCCGCACCCGAAGATGCCGAATTTCCCCTTGAGCCGCACCGAAGCGGGCGACATCGCGGCCTACATCGCATCGCTGCGCTAG
- a CDS encoding ShlB/FhaC/HecB family hemolysin secretion/activation protein, protein MRLMIPYRRRATSPSNYGESFAGCIGKRHLATALTLLVPILAGVSPALAQQANQPGFDPRQPEKYFENQTERETLNRPPVSLPTVGQPNTGGDTRPQFVLRGVHVGGAHAVSHDRIAAVYQPYLGKNVSQADLAGIAGAISDLYRADGFHLSRAIVPPQDIADGRVRIQVIEGAIVQVELKGDGADQFGVRPMLGPVLAEQPSRLPTLERQLFLINGRPGVRITDSALEEIGSGSGRFRLTVYLKTWHVFSSFGLDNLGSSSVGPWQTYATGAFNSYLTPGDTLAVNLSTIANDPRELGFARLSYDAPVGVDGIRLGASALYSAVRPGDARRLDSDITTTEAFELRASIIPLQSQSSTLTLTAATTFSNVSEHDLYGSWYNDHIRTASLTADYRLQDHFGGTNFATLTYRQGLDVFGASHFGDDLLSRDGASSNFSVLNLWFTRYQTLNDAWSLKLAAASQTASRPLFTSQQFYLGGAAFGRGYGAAEISGDNGLAGSLELRFDQKLNFRYWTGYQLYAFGDAGAVWNDGYRLSDGLSLTSAGAGVRFFLPDDFQADLGVAVPLSYRAPDNERRSPRFLFTLSSAFRLCPERGRSGCL, encoded by the coding sequence ATGCGCCTAATGATCCCTTACCGTCGCAGGGCAACATCTCCGTCGAACTACGGGGAAAGCTTCGCTGGGTGCATTGGAAAGCGGCATCTGGCCACCGCGCTGACCCTGTTGGTGCCAATCCTCGCCGGAGTTTCGCCGGCGTTGGCACAACAGGCGAACCAGCCTGGCTTCGATCCGCGCCAGCCCGAGAAATACTTTGAAAACCAAACCGAACGGGAAACGCTGAACCGCCCGCCGGTCAGCCTGCCGACGGTTGGCCAGCCCAACACCGGCGGCGATACCAGGCCGCAATTCGTCCTGCGCGGCGTGCACGTCGGCGGTGCCCACGCCGTCTCCCACGATCGCATTGCCGCAGTCTATCAACCCTATCTCGGCAAGAACGTCTCGCAGGCGGATCTCGCCGGGATCGCCGGCGCGATCAGCGATCTCTACCGCGCCGACGGCTTCCATCTGAGCCGGGCGATCGTGCCGCCGCAGGACATTGCCGACGGCCGGGTCCGGATCCAGGTGATCGAAGGTGCCATCGTGCAGGTCGAGCTGAAAGGCGACGGCGCCGACCAGTTCGGCGTCAGGCCGATGCTCGGGCCGGTTCTCGCCGAGCAGCCGTCGCGCCTCCCGACACTCGAGCGCCAGCTCTTCCTCATCAATGGCAGGCCGGGCGTTCGGATCACCGACAGCGCGCTGGAAGAGATCGGCAGCGGGTCCGGCCGCTTCCGTCTCACCGTCTATTTGAAGACCTGGCACGTCTTCTCCTCGTTCGGCCTGGACAATCTCGGATCGTCCTCTGTGGGCCCCTGGCAGACCTACGCCACTGGCGCGTTCAACTCCTACCTCACGCCCGGAGACACGCTGGCCGTCAACCTGTCGACGATTGCCAACGATCCTCGCGAGCTCGGCTTTGCGCGGCTGTCCTATGACGCGCCTGTCGGCGTCGACGGCATACGCCTCGGCGCTTCCGCTCTGTACAGCGCGGTCCGACCGGGCGATGCCCGTCGCCTCGACAGCGACATCACGACGACCGAGGCCTTCGAGCTGCGGGCCAGCATCATTCCGCTGCAATCACAATCTTCTACGCTCACGCTGACTGCGGCGACGACCTTCAGCAATGTGTCCGAGCACGACCTCTACGGCTCCTGGTACAACGACCACATCAGGACCGCGAGCCTGACCGCCGACTACAGACTGCAGGATCACTTCGGCGGCACCAATTTCGCGACGCTGACCTACCGCCAGGGCCTCGACGTCTTCGGTGCCTCGCATTTCGGCGACGATCTGCTGTCGCGCGACGGCGCCTCCTCGAACTTCTCGGTGCTGAACCTCTGGTTCACGCGCTACCAGACACTCAACGACGCCTGGTCGCTCAAGCTGGCGGCGGCGAGCCAGACGGCATCGCGGCCGCTGTTCACCTCGCAGCAATTCTATCTCGGCGGCGCGGCCTTCGGCCGGGGTTATGGCGCAGCCGAGATCAGCGGCGACAACGGCCTTGCCGGCTCGCTCGAACTGCGCTTCGACCAGAAGCTCAATTTCCGCTACTGGACCGGCTATCAGCTCTATGCCTTTGGCGACGCCGGGGCCGTCTGGAACGACGGCTACCGTTTGAGCGACGGCCTGTCGCTGACATCGGCCGGAGCCGGTGTACGCTTCTTCCTGCCAGACGATTTCCAGGCCGATCTCGGCGTGGCCGTGCCGTTGAGCTATCGGGCGCCGGACAACGAGCGCCGCAGCCCCCGCTTCCTGTTCACGCTGTCGAGCGCATTCCGGCTCTGCCCCGAACGCGGCAGGTCGGGCTGTCTCTAG
- a CDS encoding alpha/beta fold hydrolase, whose translation MKKVFAILAFLCVLGVGEYLLVSRFAIRHETLALFDASRQRPISVDLAVRRDYETKANLGLWKLPLAVISNGNTVKATEYSFLANVLAARGYLVASIQQDLPSDPPLTTHVGQQYVGRRDVYIRCEANILFVLDKLKRQQENVDYDHITLVGHSNGGDVSMYVAHQHPELVSKVITLDNLRVPFVVSDGMKILSFRSKDPHFVTDPGVLPTPEEAKARGIDIVHTGAQHTEMSDRGPNSVKEKIQETLDRFLRDSASSALAPADTKSPMIMNPGDY comes from the coding sequence ATGAAGAAGGTGTTTGCAATCCTGGCGTTTCTCTGCGTCCTCGGCGTCGGGGAATATCTCCTGGTCAGCCGGTTCGCGATCCGCCATGAGACGTTGGCGCTGTTCGACGCCTCGCGGCAGCGGCCGATTTCGGTCGACCTGGCGGTACGGCGCGATTACGAGACCAAGGCCAATCTCGGCCTCTGGAAACTCCCGCTCGCCGTCATCAGTAACGGCAATACCGTCAAGGCCACCGAATATTCCTTTCTCGCCAATGTGCTTGCCGCGCGCGGCTATCTGGTCGCCAGCATCCAGCAGGACCTGCCCAGCGACCCGCCGCTGACGACCCATGTCGGCCAGCAATATGTCGGCCGGCGCGACGTCTATATCCGCTGCGAGGCCAACATTCTCTTCGTGCTGGATAAACTGAAGAGGCAGCAGGAGAACGTCGATTACGACCACATTACCCTCGTCGGCCACTCCAACGGCGGCGATGTCTCCATGTATGTCGCCCATCAGCACCCGGAGCTGGTGTCGAAAGTGATCACGCTCGACAATCTCAGGGTTCCTTTCGTGGTCAGTGACGGCATGAAGATCCTGTCGTTCCGGTCGAAGGACCCGCATTTCGTGACCGATCCAGGCGTGCTGCCGACGCCGGAGGAGGCCAAGGCGCGCGGCATCGACATCGTCCACACCGGCGCGCAGCACACGGAAATGAGCGATCGTGGCCCGAACTCGGTCAAGGAGAAGATCCAGGAGACGCTCGACCGCTTCCTGCGCGACAGCGCCAGCAGCGCGCTCGCGCCGGCCGATACGAAAAGCCCGATGATCATGAATCCGGGCGACTATTAG
- a CDS encoding GcrA family cell cycle regulator, protein MEPGHWPSEHSGALRDYIRMGMSYAEIGRQINARFGTAYTRNAVIGRAKRLGLVVPEWISSPSVAPYLPGEAPVSPRRAVLPNLNLPPKSAMKPAAPIKLRCVGVQPRLIQLVELEPVDCRYPYGGDKDGEEIAFCGHPCRPGSSYCAPHARLTRRSGAASAHAPGPVVLRLVSAA, encoded by the coding sequence ATGGAACCGGGCCATTGGCCGTCGGAGCATTCCGGCGCGCTTCGCGACTATATTCGCATGGGCATGTCTTATGCGGAGATCGGCAGACAGATTAACGCAAGGTTTGGAACGGCTTACACACGCAATGCGGTGATCGGCCGCGCCAAGCGGCTGGGGCTCGTCGTACCGGAATGGATTTCTAGTCCTTCGGTCGCGCCGTATTTGCCGGGTGAGGCTCCGGTTTCGCCGCGCCGCGCGGTGTTGCCGAACCTGAATTTGCCGCCGAAGTCCGCAATGAAGCCGGCGGCGCCTATCAAGTTGCGCTGCGTCGGCGTTCAGCCGCGCCTGATCCAGCTGGTCGAACTCGAGCCCGTTGACTGCCGCTATCCCTATGGCGGCGACAAGGACGGGGAGGAGATCGCCTTTTGCGGTCATCCCTGCCGGCCGGGCTCCAGCTATTGCGCGCCGCATGCGCGCCTGACGCGTCGCTCTGGTGCCGCGTCCGCCCATGCCCCCGGTCCCGTCGTGCTGAGGCTGGTCTCTGCGGCCTGA